CCTTTGTGTCTCATGACAAACTCAATCCAGAAGAGAGCCCTGTCCAGTGGTTTCATAGGCTGGTCCCTGTGCAGCCTGGATAGTCTCTGCATGTTCACCCTGTAGGAAGgctcatgcaacacttcctgtaAGACCTGGAGGAAATTATTATCCTTATCTACTGTGGCTTTTGACAGAATTTTTGCTGCTCCCCTTTTATTCAGACAAATCAGGTTGTCATATTGGTCAAAAAACAAAGGTAGGCCCACAACAGGAACTCCATGGTACATGGCTTCCTGAACTCCATTTGTTCCTCCATAAGCAACAAACACCCTGGTCTTTGGATGTCCTAGAAGATCATTCTGTGTCATCCAGTCCACTAGTAAGGTATTGTTGCCCAGAGTAGCTGGCCTCTCTCCAATGTGCTTCCAGATCACCTTCTGGGGAAGTTTGGCAAAAGCAGCAGCAATCACACTGGTTATGTCTTTTGGAACTTCACTAACAAAAGTCCCCAGAGACATTATAATGACTCCGTGCTCTCCCGAACTCTGAACAAACTCTTCCAGGTCTTGAGGAAGGGGCTTAGCAGGTTTACACTGGAAGCCTCCCATGTAGATAACATTAGGCATGGTGGGACGAGGGAACTCAAACACAAAGTCAACTCTCATCAGCCATAGGTCAGCCCCTTGGAGTAACTCATAAAAATTAACACTTGGATCAAAATATTTATCGCAAACAGCTTGGTATTGAGGAAGGAACAAAAACCTTTGTTGAGCTTCCATGAGCAAACATAAAAGGAAGTTCTTAACTTTTTCTGGGAAGGTCATTCTGTTGTATCTGAAAGCCCCAAATTCATCTTCAAATTGAAGTAAGTAATTAAAACACTACAAACATTCTTGGTTTAAAAGTATTTCAGCATAGGAAATAAATTAAATGTATCTTATATGAGTAGAAGTGGGACATATTTTTGACTAGACAAATAATTGTTGACAATCTTACAGATACAGTACATTATATTGGTTCTGTACCTCAATATTTTTCTTGGTGTAAAATGTCAATACATTACAGAAGAGTATGATAAATGCAGCAATAGTCTGTTTGATTTCTGATCACAAATATAAACTGCTTATCACAAGAGTTGAGTTACTTACGCGTGAATATTTCATGGATGTCAAAGGATCCCAAACTCAGAAGTGCTGTTTGCTTTTGTGTTGGTTTTGTTCTTATCTCACCACAGGTCATAGTCCATTTGGTCAATGGAACAGTTtaaacattttttgtttttttacctaAATATTGTATTGACTAAGTCAAAAAAGGCTTTCTGTGATCAGTTATTATGTTAATCAGGATAAGAAAAATGAAATTAAGATATGTTGACTCTCTTATAAATATTAGAATAGTTTAAAGAGGTAACACTAACTGCCAACATACCAATACCCCCTTGAACCAAAGGCAGGAGATTGTTTACCCCTCATAAACACCTGGATAAAAATGATGGCGGTTCCAAGTATAAATTATAGTAATTTATTTTCTTATTATCCTACACTCCCCCATAATTTACGATATCTGTGTGAAAGAATTTGATAGAATAAAAAATGTCCAAAGcatattgttcctacaatttatCATGAAATTCAAAATAGACTAAGTTCTAAAAGAACAATCATCATATTACTTTCATTCATACATAGCGTACCTGCATCCTACACATCTACATTGGCCATGGCTGTAGAAACTGCAAGCACAGTACATAACATACAGTATAGCACATATTTTGTTTATGTCTATCAACATATCTGTATTACACCAACCAAACCTCAGATATCAGAATTTTCAGAGCTGAAAATGTAATTAATTATATGAGACTATATTATGAGCCAACAAAGCTGGTTGTGTATAGGATTGACATAGTAAGAATGGCACTTTGTATCTTTGGCCCAATTTAAGTCTTGCTTCCCACCAGAATGAGTAACTTTGAAATTAACAATGAACAAAATGAAAAGCATTAGTTACTGCTAACTGACTGAGACATGAGTCATAGGAGGTTAACTGATCACAAGAGAGTATATTACATATACACTTACTATTCTTCAAATCTGACACCTCACTGCAATTAGGATTGACGTAGACAGTACAGTAGCCTATTggagaataaaaaaaattaaaacaaggTAAAAGTAGTACAAAATTGTTAAtgctcatacaattatacacagCATCATTTTTGTTTCTATATACATCCATTAGGAATCATGAATGCGGCTCTCCTAAAATCCAGTTCAGTGAAATTCAATGAAAAATTATAAAGTGAGGTTTCACCTTCATATCAGCATTCTGAGTAGAACCATAGTGCAGTTTGCTCAAATATGTTGGTTTATGTAAGACCTTAGCTATTTCCTCCAGTGTGGTCGGGGACAATGATACTGGCCCACTTGTAGATGACCGGGATGAAAAGCAGAGCCGAGCCAAGGACTGACACCAGCAGAAAGGTCCACAGGAACACCCTGTCGAGAACTTGTGCCACAAACTTCCAGTCCTGTACCACCTGCATAAAAAGTCAAACAAATATGTTTTGAATTGTGTTACCCTGTATCTGAGTTCATACTCAAGAGTATCAAGACTTGCAATTACATTTGTTGATCTGAAGATGGAGTCAAGTTCAGTATATGTCAGCTCAAAGACAGAAAACAATCATGGACATTTTGTTATGCAACAAAGAGAAAATGCTATGGATTTTTGAAAAATGAAAAACGGAGTTGTTACCAGAATATAAATGTGGGGACATTTGATTTATCTAATGTCAGCAAAGTGCCTCACCTCTCTGACCTGGTTCTCCTTGACCACATGCATGGTGATATAACGAATAGAGTCCAGCGCTGCCTGCAGGTTATTCCTCGAGGTCAGTGGATGGTTGTTGTCTAGGTTGGTGTCCATCACCCCGACCCCTACCACTCTTCCTCCTATCAGTCCCCCTCTAGCAGCCCCAGGGCAGGCATAGCGGTCCACGTGGCTACGCATGCATAGCAGCTTGGGCAGCCGATGCAGAAAAATGCGACGCACCCAGGGCGCCATGCcgtggtgggtggagggggagcggTGGTGGATGTTGATGGCGAAGACGGTGATGACAATGGAGAGGGTGACGAAGATCATGGTGAAGACCAGGTACTCTCCGATGAGGGGAATCACCttcgaggaggaggggatgatctCTTCGATGACCAGCAGGAAAACAGTGAGGGAGACCAGCACAGAGGTGCAGAGGGAGATCTTTTCCCCGCCGTTGGAGGGTAGGTAGAAGACCAGGATGGTGAGGAAGGACAGGCCAATGCAGGGGATAATGAGGAAGAGGGTGTAGAAGAGTGGCATTCTGCGGATGATGAAGGAGTACGTGATGAAAGGGTAGGAGCAGCTGTCGTCTGTCCTAAAATTACGACTGCCGGTGGCTTTCACAATCTCCCATTCGCCATTGTCAAAGTAGTCCCGCTTGTCCACATGGAAGTCCTCCAGGAGGATGTCCACCTAGGATCATCAAGGATAAACCTAATCATAAATATTTCTACTTCAAATATGTAATAGTAAATAAACAATGATTATCAGTCAATAATTGTGCAGTGTCGATCTAGTCAGTACAGTGTCTCACACCTGAGAGCCATCGTAGGTCCAAGAGCCAAACTTCATGGAGCAGTTCTGGAGGTCAAAGGGGAAAAAGGTGACGTCTATGGTACAGGCTGACTTGTAATTGGCCGGTGGTGTCCATACAATGGTTCCATCATATCTGACCACAGCCTTGGTAACAGTGCCTTCAAAACAACCATCTGCACTGCAAGaggaaacaaaacaatacaTGTTACATACATGTATTAATCCATATCAAAACCCCTAATAATTAGATTTTTGATTTGGTAGTGTTCATCATCGATAACATTAAGATGCAGCAGCACCAGATATCTGTTTATGCTGATCAATGAAAACCTTTTGTTGTCACTCACTTGTCATAGAGTACAATGTCAGGGATCCAGATAGAGTTGGAGGGAACTCGGATGCTTGTGATGCCCATGTAGTCTTCAGGCTTCCAGCGTAGCTTCATGTCCACCCACTCCTGGACACAGAAAAAGGTACCAACCAGCTCCTTTAGTTTTCAATGTCAACTTTGTTATTTGACATGAGAGCATTTGACAGGAGTCCCGTGTGAAAAAGAGATCGAGTAGCCTTAACCATTTTCACATAGATTCTGACACAGTTGCTGTATAGAAGGAGAGAACAGACCCTCATTGCTTTGCCCTTTAACAGGCCAGCTGTGATGGATAGATGTGGCTATGGTTGCtgctggtcctctctctctctctctctctctctctctctctctctctctctctctctctctctctcttgcctcatTTGCATGGTGCTGTTTGTCACTGTGGCAGGCAACATGTACCCTGCAGACTAAGATTaagttgttggggggggggggggggggggcataggaGAGGGCTGTGGGCAGGTGATTTAAAGGCTGTGAGCATCCATTAAAATACCAGCTAGTAGAGTAGGGCCTGAGTGGATTGGGACTAAATGGTGTGTTGCCTCGACTAATAACTGTACTCAATGCCCTGCTTCTGTATGTGGTGTAGTAAAATCAGTTTGGCTTGTGTTCTAACCATGTGGCATAATACTTTCCTGTTTCATCCACACATTGGTTGTCATCAGCTGGTTCTTTTCATCCTGTGTGGTAAAGCAAACACACTGTCATGCCAATGCCAAGTTCGAATAAACAGGAACATGAACATTTGTTTTGGACCATCAGCTCAATAAGCTTTAGATCTCTGTAagatactgtaagtcgctctggataagagcgtctgctaaatgtaaaatgtatctcttattgagagacttgttgctcttgttggttagttgtaggCCTAACTGATTTTAAatgattgtactcgctgtgaaatatattattgttgcttgctttttacaggtacactcttgcacttttgaggttcatgttgtttaattgtaacttgtttaactacaggcTCGTATGGTTCTTGCCTTTGGctcttatttggtttttcacaatgtatgcttcatgttttggctacccacaatgtttggagctatctcgttgttatgatcagtgacctatgcacttttgtgaagctctctcttggaagtcgctttggataaaagcgtctgataaatgaataaatgtaaataattgtaTGTGGAGTATGCTGCATGTTTAGCACATAAGCCACACCACTGTAGCCTATACCTGTATGACATTCGTCCTCTGTCTGCACTCACCACATCTACTAGCTGGGAGATTGCTAGTCCAAATTTGACCCGCACCGTTCCATTGAGGTATTCCACTGGTCTCACCCATTTCTGGTAGTTTCTGAAGAGGTGCTTGAACAACTTGTCTTCAGTCTTGGCATAAGAAGACAACTTGGGGATTCCTTAAGTAGATTGTAAACCAGAAAGAGAACACTTGGATTTTTTTTATAAGACCATCAATCTCTCAACAAAACATGATGCAAATCAATCAACCTATACTTCTCAGGTGTGCCAACTGAAAAAAGctgaacattttattttaatgttTGATAACCGTTTTCAGTTTCGCTGGAtggaattttcgtattttgtaAGACTTTATTTGCTGAGGAGTGTTGTTATTTGCTGAGGAGTGTTGAATGTCTGTATCACTCAAGCATGGCTATCAATACACTGTGGGAAGTATTGATTCATCCTCCAGCATAATTTGAGTAATTAAATCTATCACCTGGATGCCATTCAGCTCTATTAAACTTCTGTGTTCTCATATATGAGAGCTTGCTGCTATCGATTTAATAAGGCTCACTTGCCGTTCAGCCTACCCTATTCAACGACTCAATCACAAAGTTGGCAGAATAATCGttgacagtaggcctactgttatTTGTTTGGGATTTCAACAAGTGTCAAGCAGATAGTGTTTGGTTATGTGACTACCAGTCTTTACAAGGCTGATTCCTGTTAGATATTTTGATTGGTCCCTTGCTGTAAACCCTATTGGTCCCTCTAACCTTCTAACTGAATTTGCCTCTTAGAGTTTCCACTCAAAGGTAATGAGGTTTACTTTTCATAACTACATCACAGAATGACCTGATCTAGTGGCACACGTGATTCATGTGTCTGTCAGTGGAGGGGTTCAGTGTATTTTAAGGGCTCTGTCACATGCTCCATATATTAGGTACAGTATTTCCTGTATTGTGTGATAAGGGCTCTAAAGGGCTTGGATGAGAGAACTATTGTGGGAAGTCTTTTTTATTGTGAGAAAGCAGTAAGGGTGAATCTTTTGTCCTTGTGTGTCAAGGAcattacccccccaccccaggggTGGGTTTAGAGAGAGACTGCTGGTACACCTTTACCATTACATCATTTAGTCTTCAGTATGCTAGATATCTGCTGACAGAGAATCGCTCTGGCCAGCCTTTACAAATGCATGGCAAACTACCTATAAGAAGAGCAGGGTTTGTTTAAAAGATTTGACAGAGAATCGCTGCATCTTTGCTAAAGCAGGTTTGCAGCTCATTGGAGATAAGGAGAAATGTAGATTGCATTGTACGGTGTCGTAAAATTTCTTGCAGCCTCACTCTAAATGATCGCCTCATAAGATGTTTATGagtgtttttttaaatgggaGTCGTCAATTCTCCTAGGGGGTGATAGAGTCTGAGCAGGGCTGACCACAGCAGATGACCCAGTCATCTTCTCAGGATTGGGATCAATATGAATGTCCTTGCACCAATAGCCCCGACAACAGCAGATTTATCATCCTCACACCTTCTCTCCCACGCTGAGCTGCTGTGGAACCTGCACAAAGTACTGCTGACTTACCTCCTCTCGTTCATTTTTTATTTCAACTTTGGTGTAAATCGAGGGAATACAGCATTCTCCATTTAGAGTATGTCCCAATTACGTAAACTGCTCACGGCACACAGGGGGTATAAGCTAGAGTGATGCAGTATTGGTCTCAGTAAATATGAATATGCATAAATTGGTCACTCTCAATTGATCAGGCTTATCATTAACTATCTGTGGTCCCACTATCACATCCTAACTATAACATCCTCCAGAccgtcaccccccctccctccccccgtgcCCTGCCTCAACCCATCTCCTCATCTGTCTAGGTAGATCGAAGCTAGATTGACCACACTCATTCAGAGTGTGACAGCGTCCCCCGAAGCAAGGGATGAAGGTGTTCTTGGTTATCCTCTGTGGCTCCAGGGGGTAGGACCACCTGCTGCATAGGACTTACCCAGTGTGTGGCAGAGGTGGGAACAGCACAGCAAGAGAGTGAGCGTGGTGGcagcctcccctgccctctgcaTGGTATCAGAGCTGGCACCCGATCCACACAGCCATGGGGCACACCCTCAGGCAGCCAGAATCATCACAGAGCTCCAgcctcaaacagacacaaagCAAAGCATCCACACTGAGGTAGAATTCCCTTTCTGGACTCGTACACAAAGACTGACAGTCTTTTTTCGTGCAAACATGCATGGTTAAGCTTACTCCACACAACacattatttacacatttttcTCAGCTATGGATGTAGGCTTACTCGGATAAATACTGTATTTTTTAACCTAAAATACAAGCATGCCCACAGCCCTCACCTCACCTTACTGAGAACGCACAAACAAAATCCAAATGTAAACATGCTGAACACAGCCCTGttctttgtctttcctttttgtgaGCAACAGTATTGAATCTAACCTGTCTAGAGCATGTGGATAAAGTCTGTAttgtcaggcaggcagacagcggTATTCCTCCATTCCACGCAGGTCCGCTCGCCTACCTCAGCCAGACAGACGCTGCTTGATTCCCTGCTCTAAATGAGCGGCAGGCAGCACacactcttctcctcctcctcctccctacatgttctccattctcctcctccctccaccttctcctttcttctcagccaccccccccatacacacacacactccctggagAGTCTGATCACTAATCACCATCAAAATGCTCCCCAACTCCCAGCACCCAGTCTCGCCACAGCCCAGAGAACACACCGATAATGAGCCCCTTCCACAGCAATCCTCCCGCCACTGTCTACAGTACTGGGCTGTCGTCACTCCCTATTGTCCTCCATTGCTATTCCCAGCCAGTCGTAAGACACAACGCTGCCTCACCACTACTGCTCCTCACCACTGCCTCACCACTGCTGCTAGACAGTAGATACAGGTGTGTGGTATATGGTACATTTTTACTGTGGCAACACACAGCATATGTGCATTTAACTGTTGTGGAAATGATCTCTCTTGTTTATGGTGGCAATACCTTCTGAACCTCTAGAATTGGAGACATCTCTGTGAAGAAAAAATCGATCTCTCCCGTCTGATCCCTGGATCAGGGGTATTTGTGTGGGGACATGGTAATATGGTACTAACAGACACCCAAtccatctccctcccacccttattccctccctccctctctcctccttccatccttctcctGGGCACAGCATCTCCCCAGGGTAAGATGACAGTGACTGTTCATCCATTGCTCCGACCCGTCCAAGCAGCCTGAGACGTTAGCCTACTGCGCAGTGAATGTTGCCACcacatctctccttcctttgtTGTTTCATGTTGTACACCGGTGTATGCCTCAGAGGCACAAAAAGctataaataaaaaaacctCAACACATTTTAATGACTTTTCTTTTCAGGGCACACGTGGGAAGTTTTCTTAAAGATGAATGGTTTAATCACTCCCAACTGTCTCAACATATGTCAGTCTAATTTATTGAGGCTTTGAAATGTGACAGATACAAATTTTGAAGAACGATGTACAATTACATGTTTGCAGAGATGTTTAGCTCTGTAAATATCGTATAGAACAAAGAAAAACAGTGAAAAAGAAG
The window above is part of the Osmerus mordax isolate fOsmMor3 chromosome 13, fOsmMor3.pri, whole genome shotgun sequence genome. Proteins encoded here:
- the chrna5 gene encoding neuronal acetylcholine receptor subunit alpha-5, with protein sequence MQRAGEAATTLTLLLCCSHLCHTLGIPKLSSYAKTEDKLFKHLFRNYQKWVRPVEYLNGTVRVKFGLAISQLVDVDEKNQLMTTNVWMKQEWVDMKLRWKPEDYMGITSIRVPSNSIWIPDIVLYDNADGCFEGTVTKAVVRYDGTIVWTPPANYKSACTIDVTFFPFDLQNCSMKFGSWTYDGSQVDILLEDFHVDKRDYFDNGEWEIVKATGSRNFRTDDSCSYPFITYSFIIRRMPLFYTLFLIIPCIGLSFLTILVFYLPSNGGEKISLCTSVLVSLTVFLLVIEEIIPSSSKVIPLIGEYLVFTMIFVTLSIVITVFAINIHHRSPSTHHGMAPWVRRIFLHRLPKLLCMRSHVDRYACPGAARGGLIGGRVVGVGVMDTNLDNNHPLTSRNNLQAALDSIRYITMHVVKENQVREVVQDWKFVAQVLDRVFLWTFLLVSVLGSALLFIPVIYKWASIIVPDHTGGNS